A window of the Danio aesculapii chromosome 10, fDanAes4.1, whole genome shotgun sequence genome harbors these coding sequences:
- the ppwd1 gene encoding LOW QUALITY PROTEIN: peptidylprolyl isomerase domain and WD repeat-containing protein 1 (The sequence of the model RefSeq protein was modified relative to this genomic sequence to represent the inferred CDS: deleted 1 base in 1 codon) has protein sequence MASDVSRDGSENKRKLDEDEDENDWVGPMPSEATQTKKKKVLEFERLYLDNLPSASMYERSYMHRDVITHIVCSKTDFILTASQDGHVKFWKKKEDEGVEFVKHFRSHLGVIECISVSAEGALLCSVGDDQAMKVFDVVNFDMINMLKLGFHPGQCEWIYNPGDAISTIACSEKSTGKIFVYDGRGSNQPLHVFEKMHSTPLSQIRLNPKYRVIVSADKAGMLEYWTGLPSEFKFPRQVDWEFKTDTDLYEFAKCGTYPTSLAFSQDGKKMATIAVDRKVRIFRFLTGKLMRVFDESLTMFTELQQMRQQLPDMEFGRRMAVERELEKVDGIRLTNIIFDETGHFVLYGTMLGIKVINVETNRCVRILGKQENIRVVQLSLFQGVAKAMQAAPTIEMKASENPALQSSDQDPTIFCTAFKKNRFYMFTKREPEDTKSADSDRDIFNEKPSKEEVMAATQAEGPKRVSDSAIIHTTMGDIHIKLFPVECPKTVENFCVHSRNGYYNGHIFHRVIKGFMIQTGDPTGTGMGGESIWGGEFEDEFHATLRHDRPYTLSMANAGPGTNGSQFFITVVPTPWLDNKHTVFGRTSKGMEVVQRISNIKVNPKTDKPYEDISIINITVK, from the exons ATGGCGTCCGACGTGAGCCGTGATGGTTCTGAGAATAAGCGAAAACTGGATGAAGATGAAGACGAAAACGATTGGGTCGGTCCTATGCCGAGTGAGGCCACacaaaccaaaaagaaaaaag TTCTTGAGTTTGAGAGATTGTACCTGGATAATTTACCCTCTGCTTCCATGTATGAAAGAAGTTACATGCACAGAGATGTTATAACACACATTGTTTGCTCCAA AACAGATTTTATCCTCACAGCCAGTCAAGATGGACATGTCAAATTCTGGAAGAAGAAAGAGGATGAAGGAGTGGAGTTTGTTAAGCACTTCCGCAGCCACTTGG GAGTGATTGAGTGTATTTCCGTGAGTGCGGAGGGAGCACTTTTATGCTCTGTTGGTGATGATCAGGCGATGAAAGTTTTTGATGTAGTCAACTTCGACATGATCAACATGCTCAAACTTGG CTTCCATCCAGGCCAGTGTGAGTGGATTTATAATCCCGGAGACGCCATTTCAACAATCGCCTGCTCTGAGAAATCCACAGGAAAGATTTTCGTGTATGACGGACGTGGCAGTAACCAGCCCCTGCACGTATTTGAAAAAATGCATTCCACACCACTCTCTCAGATCCGCCTCAATCCAAAATATCGCGTCATCGTATCGGCTGATAAAGCAGGAATGCTGGAATACTGGACGGGGCTCCCGAGCGAATTCAAATTTCCGCGGCAGGTGGACTGGGAGTTCAAGACTGACACAGACTTGTATGAGTTTGCCAAATGTGGAACGTATCCCACCAGCCTGGCTTTCTCTCAAGATGGCAAGAAAATGGCCACTATCGCCGTTGACCGCAAAGTGAGGATTTTCCGCTTCCTCACTGGGAAGTTGATGCGGGTG TTTGACGAGTCGCTAACT ATGTTCACAGAGCTCCAGCAGATGAGACAGCAGTTGCCTGATATGGAGTTTGGTCGCAGAATGGCAGTGGAGAGAGAGCTGGAGAAGGTGGATGGGATACGACTGACCAACATCATCTTTGATGAGACCGGACATTTTGTGCTTTACGGCACCATGCTAGGCATTAAAGTCATCAATGTGGAGACGAACAG GTGTGTGCGCATCCTGGGAAAGCAGGAGAACATCCGTGTGGTGCAGTTGAGTCTGTTTCAGGGAGTAGCGAAGGCCATGCAAGCGGCACCAACCATTGAGATGAAGGCCTCCGAAAACCCAGCGCTGCAGAGCTCTGACCAAGACCCCACCATCTTCTGCACCGCCTTCAAGAAGAACCGCTTTTACATG TTTACAAAGAGAGAGCCTGAGGACACAAAGAGTGCCGATTCTGACCGTGATATTTTTAACGAGAAGCCGTCTAAAGAAGAAGTGATGGCAGCCACACAGGCGGAAGGACCCAAAAGGGTGTCAGACAGTGCCATCATTCACACCACTATGGGTGACATCCACATCAAACTTTTTCCTGTCGA ATGCCCCAAAACTGTGGAGAATTTCTGCGTCCACAGCAGGAACGGTTATTACAATGGCCACATTTTTCACCGCGTCATCAAG GGTTTCATGATCCAGACTGGAGACCCAACAGGGACTGGCATGGGTGGAGAAAGCATATGGGGTGGAGAGTTTGAGGATGAGTTTCATGCCACACTGAGACACGACAGACCTTACACCCTCAGCATGGCCAACGCAGGACCAGGAACCAATGGCTCACAGTTCTTCATCACCGTTGTCCCAACC CCCTGGCTGGACAACAAGCACACAGTGTTTGGAAGGACCTCTAAAGGGATGGAGGTCGTCCAGAGGATCTCTAACATAAAAGTCAACCCCAAAACCGACAAACCATATGAAGACATCAGCATCATTAATATCACCGTCAAATAG
- the trim23 gene encoding E3 ubiquitin-protein ligase TRIM23 isoform X1, protein MAAAVGVNKQASMDPCVRHGRGTAANAVKVLECGVCEDVFSLQGDKVPRLLLCGHTVCHDCLTRLPLHGRAVRCPFDRQVTELGDSGVWGLKKNFALLELLERLQNGATNQSGMSEDALREMGECIIRCDEDETHTASMYCTVCATHLCAECSQLTHSTRTLAKHRRVPLADKPHEKMLCPQHQVHAIEFVCLEDGCQPGPLMCCVCKEYGKHQGHKQHAVLEAEANQIRASILDMAHCIRTFTEEVSEYSRKLVGIVQQIEGGEQIVEDSMGMAHTEHVPGTAESARSCVRAYFADLHETLCRQEEMALSVVDAHVRERLIWLRQQQEDMTILLSQVSTACLHCEKTLQQDDCRVVLAKQEINRLLETLQKQQQQFTELADHIQLDAGIPVTFTKDNRVHIGPKMEIRVVTLGLDGAGKTTILFKLKQDEFMQPIPTIGFNVETVEYKNLKFTIWDVGGKHKLRPLWKHYYLNTQAVVFVIDSCHRDRLMESHSELAKLLTEKELRDALLLIFANKQDVPGAVSVEEMTELLSLHKLCCGRSWHIQGCDARSGMGLHEGLDWLSRQLVAAGVLDVA, encoded by the exons ATGGCCGCTGCTGTCGGTGTAAATAAACAGGCGTCGATGGATCCGTGTGTGAGACACGGCCGAGGAACTGCCGCTAATGCGGTGAAG GTATTGGAGTGTGGTGTGTGTGAGGATGTCTTTTCACTACAAGGCGATAAGGTACCACGGCTGCTGTTGTGCGGACACACAGTTTGTCACGACTGCTTGACCCGTCTACCTCTTCACGGCAGGGCAGTTCGCTGCCCATTCGACAGACAGGTCACTGAGCTGG GAGACTCTGGTGTTTGGGGCCTGAAGAAGAATTTTGCCTTGTTAGAACTTCTTGAACGGCTACAGAATGGGGCCACTAATCAGTCAGGCATGTCAGAGGATGCACTTCGTGAGATGGGAGAG TGCATAATCCGCTGTGACGAGGATGAGACTCACACTGCCTCCATGTACTGCACTGTTTGTGCCACGCATCTGTGTGCCGAGTGCTCCCAGCTCACCCACTCCACTCGAACACTGGCAAAGCACCGGCGTGTGCCGCTGGCAGACAAACCCCATGAGAAGATGCTTTGCCCGCAGCACCAGGTGCATGCCATAGAGTTTGTCTGCCTGGAGGACGGCTGCCAGCCTGGACCGCTCATGTGCTGCGTCTGCAAGGAGTATGGGAAGCATCAAGGGCATAAG CAGCATGCTGTACTAGAGGCTGAAGCCAACCAGATTCGAGCATCTATCCTGGATATGGCGCACTGCATTCGCACGTTCACAGAGGAAGTATCGGAGTACTCCAGGAAACTAGTGGGCATCGTGCAGCAGATTGAAGGAGGAGAGCAGATTGTGGAGGACAGCATGGGCATGGCTCACACTGAACAT gttccaGGAACTGCAGAAAGCGCCCGGTCTTGCGTGCGTGCCTACTTTGCAGATCTGCACGAGACACTGTGTCGCCAAGAGGAGATGGCTCTGAGCGTGGTGGATGCACACGTCCGAGAAAGGCTGATCTGGCTTCGCCAGCAGCAAGAGGATATGACCATACTGCTGTCTCAGGTGTCCACAGCCTGCCTGCACTGCGAGAAAACACTGCAGCAG GATGATTGCAGAGTGGTTTTGGCGAAACAGGAGATCAACCGGCTGCTGGAGACGCTGCAGAAACAGCAGCAGCAGTTTACGGAGCTGGCCGATCACATTCAGCTGGATGCAGGCATCCCTGTTACTTTCACTAAG GACAACCGTGTGCACATTGGCCCAAAGATGGAGATTCGAGTTGTGACTTTGGGTTTAGACGGAGCTGGCAAAACTACTATTCTCTTCAAACTGAAGCAGGATGAGTTTATGCAGCCCATACCAACCATAG GTTTTAATGTAGAAACCGTTGAGTACAAAAACCTGAAATTCACTATCTGGGACGTGGGTGGAAAGCATAAACTGCGCCCACTGTGGAAACACTACTATCTGAACACACAAG CGGTGGTGTTTGTTATTGACAGCTGTCACCGAGACCGGCTGATGGAGTCTCACAGTGAGCTGGCCAAACTGCTGACGGAGAAAGAGCTCAGAGATGCCCTGCTGCTCATTTTCGCCAACAAACAG GACGTCCCCGGTGCAGTGTCTGTGGAGGAGATGACGGAGCTCTTGAGCTTACACAAACTGTGCTGCGGGCGCAGTTGGCACATCCAGGGCTGTGACGCCCGCAGCGGGATGGGGCTCCATGAGGGCCTGGACTGGCTCTCTCGCCAGCTCGTGGCCGCTGGGGTTCTGGATGTGGCCTGA
- the trim23 gene encoding E3 ubiquitin-protein ligase TRIM23 isoform X2, protein MAAAVGVNKQASMDPCVRHGRGTAANAVKVLECGVCEDVFSLQGDKVPRLLLCGHTVCHDCLTRLPLHGRAVRCPFDRQVTELGDSGVWGLKKNFALLELLERLQNGATNQSGMSEDALREMGECIIRCDEDETHTASMYCTVCATHLCAECSQLTHSTRTLAKHRRVPLADKPHEKMLCPQHQVHAIEFVCLEDGCQPGPLMCCVCKEYGKHQGHKHAVLEAEANQIRASILDMAHCIRTFTEEVSEYSRKLVGIVQQIEGGEQIVEDSMGMAHTEHVPGTAESARSCVRAYFADLHETLCRQEEMALSVVDAHVRERLIWLRQQQEDMTILLSQVSTACLHCEKTLQQDDCRVVLAKQEINRLLETLQKQQQQFTELADHIQLDAGIPVTFTKDNRVHIGPKMEIRVVTLGLDGAGKTTILFKLKQDEFMQPIPTIGFNVETVEYKNLKFTIWDVGGKHKLRPLWKHYYLNTQAVVFVIDSCHRDRLMESHSELAKLLTEKELRDALLLIFANKQDVPGAVSVEEMTELLSLHKLCCGRSWHIQGCDARSGMGLHEGLDWLSRQLVAAGVLDVA, encoded by the exons ATGGCCGCTGCTGTCGGTGTAAATAAACAGGCGTCGATGGATCCGTGTGTGAGACACGGCCGAGGAACTGCCGCTAATGCGGTGAAG GTATTGGAGTGTGGTGTGTGTGAGGATGTCTTTTCACTACAAGGCGATAAGGTACCACGGCTGCTGTTGTGCGGACACACAGTTTGTCACGACTGCTTGACCCGTCTACCTCTTCACGGCAGGGCAGTTCGCTGCCCATTCGACAGACAGGTCACTGAGCTGG GAGACTCTGGTGTTTGGGGCCTGAAGAAGAATTTTGCCTTGTTAGAACTTCTTGAACGGCTACAGAATGGGGCCACTAATCAGTCAGGCATGTCAGAGGATGCACTTCGTGAGATGGGAGAG TGCATAATCCGCTGTGACGAGGATGAGACTCACACTGCCTCCATGTACTGCACTGTTTGTGCCACGCATCTGTGTGCCGAGTGCTCCCAGCTCACCCACTCCACTCGAACACTGGCAAAGCACCGGCGTGTGCCGCTGGCAGACAAACCCCATGAGAAGATGCTTTGCCCGCAGCACCAGGTGCATGCCATAGAGTTTGTCTGCCTGGAGGACGGCTGCCAGCCTGGACCGCTCATGTGCTGCGTCTGCAAGGAGTATGGGAAGCATCAAGGGCATAAG CATGCTGTACTAGAGGCTGAAGCCAACCAGATTCGAGCATCTATCCTGGATATGGCGCACTGCATTCGCACGTTCACAGAGGAAGTATCGGAGTACTCCAGGAAACTAGTGGGCATCGTGCAGCAGATTGAAGGAGGAGAGCAGATTGTGGAGGACAGCATGGGCATGGCTCACACTGAACAT gttccaGGAACTGCAGAAAGCGCCCGGTCTTGCGTGCGTGCCTACTTTGCAGATCTGCACGAGACACTGTGTCGCCAAGAGGAGATGGCTCTGAGCGTGGTGGATGCACACGTCCGAGAAAGGCTGATCTGGCTTCGCCAGCAGCAAGAGGATATGACCATACTGCTGTCTCAGGTGTCCACAGCCTGCCTGCACTGCGAGAAAACACTGCAGCAG GATGATTGCAGAGTGGTTTTGGCGAAACAGGAGATCAACCGGCTGCTGGAGACGCTGCAGAAACAGCAGCAGCAGTTTACGGAGCTGGCCGATCACATTCAGCTGGATGCAGGCATCCCTGTTACTTTCACTAAG GACAACCGTGTGCACATTGGCCCAAAGATGGAGATTCGAGTTGTGACTTTGGGTTTAGACGGAGCTGGCAAAACTACTATTCTCTTCAAACTGAAGCAGGATGAGTTTATGCAGCCCATACCAACCATAG GTTTTAATGTAGAAACCGTTGAGTACAAAAACCTGAAATTCACTATCTGGGACGTGGGTGGAAAGCATAAACTGCGCCCACTGTGGAAACACTACTATCTGAACACACAAG CGGTGGTGTTTGTTATTGACAGCTGTCACCGAGACCGGCTGATGGAGTCTCACAGTGAGCTGGCCAAACTGCTGACGGAGAAAGAGCTCAGAGATGCCCTGCTGCTCATTTTCGCCAACAAACAG GACGTCCCCGGTGCAGTGTCTGTGGAGGAGATGACGGAGCTCTTGAGCTTACACAAACTGTGCTGCGGGCGCAGTTGGCACATCCAGGGCTGTGACGCCCGCAGCGGGATGGGGCTCCATGAGGGCCTGGACTGGCTCTCTCGCCAGCTCGTGGCCGCTGGGGTTCTGGATGTGGCCTGA